Below is a window of Penaeus monodon isolate SGIC_2016 chromosome 13, NSTDA_Pmon_1, whole genome shotgun sequence DNA.
TGGTGCCCCAGCCTGGAGAGTAAAAGGGTTACATTGTTTATAAGGTGCCTCTATGCTTAAtcattcttatatcatcattttctcttgcACCTGTACAATATGTGCACTAACATCTGCCCTACAGAcgtcataaaaagaaataaactaaTGAGCTTTGGCACtggcgtttctctctctctctctctctctctctctctctctctctctctctctctctctctctctctctctctcacacacacaacacacacacacacacacacacacacacacacacacacacacacacacacacacacacacacacacacacacacacacacacacacacacatgcgcaaatGGCCGGCCACAGGGCGCGGCCTCCGAACGCCACCGCTCAGCCTCGCACCTGTGACTGTTCCTGTGCGACCCTCGTACGACTCGTCGCCCTCGGGGAGGCACACGGGCCAGATGTCGACGTTGAAGTTGGTGCTTCCTTGCAGCTTGATGATGGCGATGTCGTTCACGTAGGTGGTCGTGTCGTAGGACCTGTGCATGCGGATGTCGGCCACCTTGAAGTCCACGTGGCCGGTGTCGTCGGCCAAGTCGAAGGTGTACTCGCCCAGACGCACAGTGATCGTGTTGCGGTCAAAGCTGAGGGGAATAATCGCCGTGTATATGATTTGTTTTCCGCACGGAATGAACTGATACCTAATTTTCCATTAATAACAGGGTCTAATTGATTAATATGAAACaaatgaaagacaaagaagatagaaataacaacaacagtagtggcaagcacaacaataatgttaaaatgacaatgataattataatatcagtattaaCGGTAACACTGTATTAATCATAATCGTGATGAAgccgatgatgttgataatgaacgATGCTTCTATTCTGCTGCTGATAACATTTATTCTAATGCATAATAAGTGCTCGTACCCGTCAACGCAGTGCGCGGCCGTGAGAATGTGACTGTCGGTAATGAGGACGCCGCCGCAGTAGCTAGACGCCCCGTCCCTCATGAGGGCTGCCATCCACGGCCATTCCTGGGGGTCGGCGTCCTTTCCGCCCACGATGCGAGTAGGCGGCCTCTTGGCGATTAGTCCGCAACCTGTGGTGGTGCAAGGGGTGGATATGGTTACATCAGGTTAAACTGGATTCTTCATTAAGGTGCACAAATAGCATTTCCCAAAGCACAATCTGCGGCTGAAAACCTCTCGGAATAAGGCAGTTACCCCGAGACTGTGACGGCGGGGTGACGGGGCGTGGCGTCGTGGGCTTCGGcgtggtgggcgggggagggggcgtggcgttgttgttgttgaaggtGTCGGGGCAGCACACGCCGACGTACCTGCAGGGGAGAAGGACAAGGGCATGGGAGGGAGGAATCTTGACAGCTTTTTAATCGACAACTTAATATGAGAACTCACACACAGCTATGATCAGAGACCCCTGAATCAGTCTCGATACTCAGTGTATTCAGCAGTTAATGATGAAGCGCATCGACTGGTCGGAATGCAGagatgttgtatacacacacgtacaaaaaatCTCCATACGCAAATATATAACGGGTAAACCAGAGATTCCAGCCAACAAACTTGGTACTCGAAATTCGCCACCAAAAGAAAGCGACGCGGACTCACACTCCCTCAATGAAGCAGACGTATCGAAGGAACACGTTAAAGTTGTTGGCGAACTCCGGCTGAATGCAGTGCTGGAGGTAGCGGCAGTGCCCGCGTTCGAACCTGGGCGTCACGCACTGCTGGAAGGGCACGTCGGGCTGCGAAGGACACGGCGTTATGAGCATcgcataaaaaaatctttttttttctatacattttttttcatttgtggcgTATCAGACTGACAGATTTTCTTTGCTTCCTTCCCTGTTTATAATTCGGCCTCCGCTTCCACTGCTCCCTCGCACTCCCTTTACCACTCACCTTTCCCGTCCCGAGCAGGAAGAAGCGGTTCTGAGCCCCGCCCGAAGGCGTCTTCGGCAGATTTGGAATGAGGAGGTTCTGTTGGTCTCTGGAAAGCTGGCTCAGCCAAGGAATCTGCTGGAAGGCACTGCTTACtcctagaaaaataaatagagattCACGTGTAGACTCATTGCAACATTAATCTATGTTTATTCTTTTGGTTTTAGATAAGAGACAGATACATAATCCACAATTCTTGCTTTGCATATAGCAACAAACTGGCAGCTATAGGTAGACTGAGTAGTCATACAAACAACCGGCCTCCTCCAGCTGAGATCGTTGCTGAATAGAGGAAATAGGACAGTGGCCGCACCCTAGGACACTCACCTCCTCCCTGTCCAAGAGCCTGGCCGCCACTCGGCCGGTTTTGGCATCGTCGGGAGTTTCTCCTGTTGCCCGTGCAGTCGGATTGGCCGGCCGGGGTGAAGCCAGGCCGATTGTTGGAAGGACGGAAGCTACCGTTGGGACCTGTGGGAATTGGAGCAGGATGTTGTTCAGTTCAGGACCAGAGAACTCGGGAAAAAAAGATTTGTCATTTACCTAAAGCCGGCGGTTTGAAAGCAAGGAAAATAACCGTAAATGAGTGAAACAAGCATTTCTGTCTTATATGCTTTTCTTACCTTTAACTGCTACAAAAACTCGTTCGATTTTTTGTTAACTAGCAGCTGACTCGTtacccttcttaaaaaaaaagttaaaaacgctTAACTATCCTAAAACTAAGCGTGCACCCGACACTCCTTGATCTGAGCGGAGCTCGTTTCGCGTGACGCTCCAAACTAACCTCTTTCGAAAGTCTGAGGAGTATTTTGTTGGAGTGGCTGAGGTCTCTGTTGTTGCTGGGGTCTGCCTGGTCGTCTTGGCCTTCCTGGGCTTTGACCGCCGAAGTTAAAGCCTACATTTCCGAACGGTATTGGAATATTGCCCCGGAAGCCTTGCCCTCCTGTTGAATACGTTTTATATATTAACTTAGAAGAGGCACGAGAGGCTATGGAGGAAGCTTTGGTGCTTCGGTGCGCCCCGTGTTTTTGCATTAGCTTTTCTGAGTTGCTGATGTAATGACTGTTTCCAAACTTTGTCTGTTTATGTGGAATACATATACCGTGAATCAATATTCAATAcgtttgaattattatttaataattttctttgtgcAATTATTACTTCACACAGTTGTGAAATTGCACTTAAAGGAATGTCACTTCTGAAGGATGACAGCCATTTCAATTTCATTATGTCGTCTGTCTGTTACTTTGGTGAATGATTTATTCTAAAGAAACCTAACATGTTTTAACTATCATATTTTACGTAGCATATTCTCTGATATAACAATACTCTAACTATTACTTACCTTAACTAATTTTCCTATATTCTACCACAGAATCCTATTGAACATAATATATTTCATCACTAACATGCTTTTTGATACCATATTTTCTACCCCTTTGATATACAGATTTTGTACAAAAGGCTGCAGGAGTATGCGACCATCTAACTAGTATGGTATCGACTTCATGGCCCATGACATACTAAAGTTCGACTAACTTTCTAAGTCTCTCCGCAAAGTTCCTGCTCAGCTGACAAAAAGCTTCCACTCGTTAGGCGGCCGAGATCTCCTGTGGCCAACTATGTGTCGCTGGCCTGCCTTACAAGCTACATTCTCAGTCGCTGATTTGACCAAGTGCGGAAAGGTTTTGCTGACAGCTGGTAAACCTTATATATATCCTGACGCTAGCATATCTTTGCAGCGAAAGCATTCGTCCTATGGTTCTATAGACACGTTTATTTCAAATCAGCGCAGATCGATACAAACAAAGACGACAAAGAGGATATCTTACCAAAATTGAAGTTGGGTTGCTGGGCtgcaaaaaagtaaaacaaacaatgagaaattattttttttaatgtgattcagatgaaatattttatatatattcagattcggtgactaggagagagagagagagagagagagagagagagagagagagagagagagagagagagagagagagagagagagagagagagagaagagagaattataCAGAATTTGAATAGATATGACTGCTAAAGTTACACACTGAAATGGCAGACCTCTCAAATGGtccaatttatttatcatcattcaaCATTTTTCATTAgtaatttttctttatacttaATCCTTGAAAGCAAACTAAACATTATTGAACATAAAAACCCATCGTGGGACCACGTTGAAGATAAAATACATTGGCTTAACTGCTTAGCATATAACGGCAGACAACTGCAGATCACAGGTCTGAGTGCAAAAGGCTAATGAGAGAAAGACGAAGTCCATCTTGTGATTGTATCTTATACTAAGCTTGCAACATGTCCATGATACCCTAGGAAGAATTGGTGCTGATCATGAACACAGCTGACCAGCCTGTGTGTATATTTCTCATTTCCGAAATCCTGCAAAGCTCTGGGTGATCTAAGACATAGAGGTTGAGGGAATACCGTTGTTCTCTTCCTTAGATCTGATCCCGCCATACTCCCAGTAGGTTTTATAGCCTACTCGATCCTCCACTGGAATTAAGTTCCCTTGGATAAAAGTTCTGCCATGAGTGAACGATAGATAGTACATGACTCGCTGCTGCCACAGAATACTGTCGGGGCAGAAGTGGAATCCTTTTTACACCTTTGTATCttacgttttttaaatttcccttatgCCTTAACTGCATCCAGTATAAGGCGGGGAATACTTCATGATTACTCTATATTCAAAGCGCATTCGCATTGCTTTTTCATGTTAGCCCTTTTGGTAAATTCATCCACGGCCTCATTAATGTATATTCCAGTATCCTCATGGGTGCGCTAATTCATTAAATTCGTCTAGTATAAAACAGATTGACATGAATACAtcggttaagtttttttttttgctttgtagaTCCAATTCCATTTTCATTGTCGTCTCTtccacataattataataatcctcATATAATTATTCTCACTTATTTTTTCTCAGAGTATTCCATGATAGAAATCTGGCGTCCAGGTCCTTCGCCAAGCACAGTtcagggagcgagaaagagagggagagcgagagagtgcggcagacagataaagagaaatattacAGATACGCTAAAAGAACAACTCGACGCTTacgctcccttttctttcttgagAGCTGTTCATCACCCACAGCCGCTGCCGCCCACGCCACGACGCACACCCATAGAACCACCGTCACGCCCTTCATGCTgtgggagaaaaagggaattaaCTAAGGTGAGGAAAGGAAATTACAAACTAGacaaacgcacatgcatacatacctactcgcatacacgcacacacacacacacacacacacacacacacacacacacacacacacacacacacacacacacacacacacacacacacacacacacacacacacacatatatatatatatatatatatatatatatatatatatatttctttctttatatatatatatatatatatatatatatatatatatatatatatatatatatatatatatattcacttcttTTGCGGCGCCTCTGGTGTTCACGTATTGTATTCAAATCCTTGTCAGGAACTTTTTGCATGTTATtgtctatgcgtgtgtatgtttgtatgcagtATTTGtcagtatgtgtatttgtgtgtagaaTTTGTCAATAGCAGCCGGAGGAGTCGGAAAATATTGCTAAACGTAGTTCGAGCGGCTGGTTAAACGGGTTAGTATAAAG
It encodes the following:
- the LOC119580218 gene encoding proclotting enzyme-like isoform X1, which produces MKGVTVVLWVCVVAWAAAAVGDEQLSRKKREPQQPNFNFGGQGFRGNIPIPFGNVGFNFGGQSPGRPRRPGRPQQQQRPQPLQQNTPQTFERGPNGSFRPSNNRPGFTPAGQSDCTGNRRNSRRCQNRPSGGQALGQGGGVSSAFQQIPWLSQLSRDQQNLLIPNLPKTPSGGAQNRFFLLGTGKPDVPFQQCVTPRFERGHCRYLQHCIQPEFANNFNVFLRYVCFIEGVYVGVCCPDTFNNNNATPPPPPTTPKPTTPRPVTPPSQSRGCGLIAKRPPTRIVGGKDADPQEWPWMAALMRDGASSYCGGVLITDSHILTAAHCVDGFDRNTITVRLGEYTFDLADDTGHVDFKVADIRMHRSYDTTTYVNDIAIIKLQGSTNFNVDIWPVCLPEGDESYEGRTGTVTGWGTIYYGGPVSSTLQEVTVPIWTNKACDDAYEQNIIDKQLCAGATDGGKDSCQGDSGGPLLLQQGSENRWAVVGVVSWGIRCAEPGNPGVYTRVSKYVDWIKNNAV
- the LOC119580218 gene encoding proclotting enzyme-like isoform X2, with product MKGVTVVLWVCVVAWAAAAVGDEQLSRKKREPQQPNFNFGPNGSFRPSNNRPGFTPAGQSDCTGNRRNSRRCQNRPSGGQALGQGGGVSSAFQQIPWLSQLSRDQQNLLIPNLPKTPSGGAQNRFFLLGTGKPDVPFQQCVTPRFERGHCRYLQHCIQPEFANNFNVFLRYVCFIEGVYVGVCCPDTFNNNNATPPPPPTTPKPTTPRPVTPPSQSRGCGLIAKRPPTRIVGGKDADPQEWPWMAALMRDGASSYCGGVLITDSHILTAAHCVDGFDRNTITVRLGEYTFDLADDTGHVDFKVADIRMHRSYDTTTYVNDIAIIKLQGSTNFNVDIWPVCLPEGDESYEGRTGTVTGWGTIYYGGPVSSTLQEVTVPIWTNKACDDAYEQNIIDKQLCAGATDGGKDSCQGDSGGPLLLQQGSENRWAVVGVVSWGIRCAEPGNPGVYTRVSKYVDWIKNNAV